The Brettanomyces bruxellensis chromosome 8, complete sequence genome segment TATTACAAAGGCCAATGTGGTAAGATAGCCATTATTGGAGGATGCGAAGATTATACAGGTGCACCATTCTTTTCAGCACATGCTGCAGCTACTTTGGGCTGTGATCTCACACATGTCATATGTGAGCGTTCTGCAGCAACTGTTATCAAGAGTTATTCACCTGATTTAATGGTTCATCCATATCTGAAAGACAGCAATGCTTTAGAGCAATATATGATTACAACAGGAAAGAAACTCGACAGGTTGAATGAGAGGAGTTTCCAGGCTGAATACGTCAAGGAGAAGGTGATGCCAAAAGTGATTACGATTCTTGACAGGATTCAggctgttgttgttggtCCTGGATTTGGTAGAGACCCTGTTATGCTTCTCACACTGGAATTCATACTTGATGAAATTAAGGCCCGGCATCTCCCGGTTATTCTAGATGCGGATGCCTTGTATCTTGTTTCCCAGAAGCCCAATGTGATTAGAGGATACTCGAATGCAATTCTCACGCCTAACATTGTCGAATACAGGCGTATTTGCAAAGCCGTTAACATTAAAGATGCCGATAACACTAAGGAGGTGCATCTTTTAAGCAAAGCAATGAATGTCACCGTTTTGCAAAAGGGAAACAAGGATCTCATAGTTTGCGGAGACGACGAAATTGTCAATGATGAGGCTGGATCGTGTAAAAGAGTTGGAGGTCAAGGTGACTCTTTGACAGGCTTGATTTCTACATTTTTGGCCTGGGGATACTCTGCTTACAAGGACAAAATCTGGCCCGAGGCTAAAAGGAGCACTCCCCAGTTCACCAATGAACAAATAAGAATGCTCGCATGCTATGGAGGGGCACTATTGACGAAAAAAAGTGCCGGAAAGGCGTTTACTAAGTATGGAAGGTCGATGCAAACATCAGACTTACACAAATACATCCTGGAGTCGTACAACGAGGTGTTTGGCATTTAATGATTTGTATaccgttttttttgtcttatGCttaaataatgaatttCCTTAATGATCCTTAAGTACTTTATCTTTCTCGTCAATTCTTGAATTTCCTTAATCCGATAAATGTCCTAAACGACACGTACAGCTCATCGATGACCTTTTGGGGGTAGTCGCTGGCCTTAAGCTTGAATTCCTCTGGAGGAACATTTGGggatttgatttttcctgCCATAAATGCCTTCATTCTTGCCTCTTCCTCCGCAGTCTCTGGCAAAAGTTCgtaaaaagaacaattttCAATTAATTGATCGGGTGTGAGCTTCTTGTAATCACCGATTGTAGCTGGATATATGCTTGCTGGTGCATTTTTTCCGTCAACATTTGGAATAGGAAGTATCTTCTCATCATCCTCGGTCAACAGTGAGTTGGCAACTCTGTTTTTCGACCTTTCATCTAGCAATGTGAGCTGGCCTTGCAACTCTCCCACTAACTGGACCAAATCCTGATTAGTGGCAAATTCAGACGTGTCAATTGAATCAGAGCTACTTGGAATCTTACCGCTGGCAGACGCCAGTATGGAAGCGGGGTCTGGATTTGGAATTGACGCAAGTTTCTCCCTGTTTTGTTTCAATTGCAAACTTAAAAGTTGCTGAGCTGTTGACGccaatattttcctttgtttgGCAACTTGGTGATCAAGTTGGTCTATTTGCTCTTGTAaactcttttctttggtttCCTTGTTATCAGCCATTGCTTATTGTTCCGGTCCTTCTTTcggtatttttatttgtttgcAATATTTTAATCAAAACagtaataataaaataagtatTGATTTCAGCCAATATTAAATTGTCtatcaatattttatatttcaattgattttattttatctactttttttcctccctgGTACTCTAAACAAAGCAATTGCGGAGGCGAGGGGAGGTACGGAGTTTTTAATCATACATCCGTACCCCGTACCATGCGTATTTTTGAGCGATATTTTGGATCGTCCTATTGTTACACAATGCTTGTTCCTCGGTTCCCTTGGACACTACATTGATTAGCATCATatcaaagaataaaattaaggaaaaggaaaaaagacgttaggaaaaatttttgaataagaaaaataaaaagtaacaCCATACTTTCCCCACTTTGAATAGCTATAAATACATTGATGTTTGCTGATGGATAATTAACGCCTGCCCCATCATAAATACTTCATACAGCCTAACAACTCTCTTTTCCCcaatatatctttttttctacaTAACGAACCTTGAGATACACAAATGAAGGACAAGTCCCTAAAAATGGCGGAAAATCCACCCCTTTTCTCTCTCGATGATCAGTTGGCACTTTACAAAAAATACCACAGTAAGCAAGCATAGCcattttttgctgtttgCCTTTCCTTCCCTACTAACACTTTTTGAAGTGAATCCTacaaatatcaaaatcCATATGGTTTGCATTCCGCAAATTCTATTCAGTGCTTTGATTATGGTTTCGtatgtttttttctcagATTTAAGTCCGTACTGTAACTTATGCTGGACCGGTATTGCAATTTATGAGATATACTACTTGATTCTTGACTTAGAAGCAGGGTTGATCGCTTTGCCCTTTCTGCTTGGCATAGGTCTTTTATCAAATTACATACATGCACATTTCCAGGACTGCACCTCAACCATACTTGTTGGTGCACTAGTTGTGCATTTGGCTAATTGGGCCGCTCAGTTCTATGGCCATTTTCGCTTTGAAGGAAATGCCCCTGCAGTTTTTGACAATCTTGTCCAACCATTGGTTTTGGCGCCATATTTTGTCATTTTTGAGTGGATGTTTATCTTCAAGCACAGGCTTCCTCTTAGAAAGAAGATTCTCAGAAAAGTTGGTGCTCAACGGCATCCAAAAAAGGACAATTAATTGGGTTTTGCGATCATTTCATTGTGTGACCGGTTACcaaacttttatttatactgTGAAGCGTTACTTGCCCGAGACCGAGCGGAAAACTATTTATTTATGAGGGTACTGCTGCTCAGTCATAAAGTGACCTCTATTTATTATACGGCAAGAGGTTCTTGTTCAAGTGCCGTACATGTTGTATTTTTACTATTTACCTACTTATAGAAATGCATTCTccggaaaaaaaatctggatctttaaaatatttatcaGTTTGTTTTTCATGTTTTACTTACTCTAAAAAATTTGGCgcgaaaaataaagtattaAACTCGGTAAATGCAAGCCGGATCCTTATCTATTTCCACTCCTTTTCCTCAGACTACATTGTAACGTATCAATAATCATCCAAACTGCATATCACTATTACAATACACTCCGGATTTGTTAAGCATGGCTTTATTTTCGAACAAGTTTGAGGTGAAAGGGAAATTGGGTGTTATTTCAGGAGCGTCCCAAGGTTTAGGTTTGGCATTGGCTAAACAATTATATTCTCA includes the following:
- a CDS encoding uncharacterized protein (BUSCO:EOG09263Y3L), whose amino-acid sequence is MFSRLYTKSELIKLTKQIIPPLLPSYYKGQCGKIAIIGGCEDYTGAPFFSAHAAATLGCDLTHVICERSAATVIKSYSPDLMVHPYLKDSNALEQYMITTGKKLDRLNERSFQAEYVKEKVMPKVITILDRIQAVVVGPGFGRDPVMLLTLEFILDEIKARHLPVILDADALYLVSQKPNVIRGYSNAILTPNIVEYRRICKAVNIKDADNTKEVHLLSKAMNVTVLQKGNKDLIVCGDDEIVNDEAGSCKRVGGQGDSLTGLISTFLAWGYSAYKDKIWPEAKRSTPQFTNEQIRMLACYGGALLTKKSAGKAFTKYGRSMQTSDLHKYILESYNEVFGI